AGATCGCCGGTGTCGCCCAGCCGTAGACCGCGTGGTGGAGGTGATCCATGGGACTCCCAGGACGAGGGGGTGCAGTGGGTCCTACATGCCGTGCTCCTGACAAAGCGCACACCCTAGCGGCGCCCCTCGATATGGGCAACGGTGGCGGATTCGGTGAACTCCCAGGTGGGTGTGGGTGCTTCACGCAATCGGCAAGATCGCGACACCAACCTTCGACCGGATGTTCAGCCGCGCTCCGCAGTCGCGGGGGTGGGCTGCCGGGCGAGATGCCGGGCGGGGTGCCGGGTGGCCGAAATCAATTTTCTTTAGCGAGGGTAATGACGTAGGCTAAGCACCATGCCCGAGATGTCCGAGGCCGACCTGGCGGCGATCAGCCAGCTCAGGTCGGCCACCATGCGCCTCGCCCGCCGGTTGCGACACCAGCGGGTCGAGGAGTCGCTGAGCCCCACCGAGATGGGGGTGCTCGGCACGCTCGCCCGGTGCGGCAAGGCCACACCGGGGGAGCTGGCGCGGCGGGAGCACGTCCAGCCGCCGTCCATGACCAGGATCATCGCGATGCTGGAGGAGAAGGGGCTGGTCCGGCGCGAGCCGCACCCGGACGACCGCCGCCAGGTGGTCGTCACCAGCACCGAGCAGGCCGAGACCATCCTCAACGAGAGCCGGCGGCGGCGGAACGCCTGGCTGGCCGAGCTGGCCTCCCAGCTCACCGAGGAGGAGCTCGCCGTCCTGCGCGAGGCCGCGCCGGTCCTGTACCGGCTCGCCCACCTCTGAGACGCCGCGCACACACGACATCACCGGGACCGGAAGAAGGAGCACCGCATCACCGCAGGAACCATCCGTGACACCAGCCGCGCGGCGGGCACCCAGCCCGCCGTCGCGCATCGAGGGGAGACCACAGTGACACCGCCGGCCGCAGCCAGCGCCGCCGCCATCCGCACCGACGACACCACCACCGACCCGGCGGTCACCGCCGCCGACAGCCCGGCACCCCTTCCGGTGGGCCTGCCCGGCAGCGGCGACGAAGACCCCGAGATACGCACCGCGGCGGACCCCACCGCCGCTCCGAGCCCCGGACCCGCCGGGGCCACCGCGCGAGCCCGCGCCGCCTCCCGGACCGGGGGCATGTTCTCCTCGCTCCGGATCCGCAACTACCGCTACTACTTCGTCGGCCAGGTGGTCTCCAACACCGGCACCTGGATGCAGCGCATCGCCCAGGACTGGCTGGTCCTCAGCCTCACCGGCAGCCCGTTCGCGGTCGGCGTCACCACCGCCATGCAGTTCCTCCCGATGCTGCTGCTCGGGCTCTGGGGCGGCGTCCTCGCCGACCGGCTGCCCAAGCGCCGACTGCTGGTCGCCACCCAGGGCGCCATGGGACTGCTCGCCGCCGGCCTCGCGGTCCTCACCGTCACCGGGACGGTCACCGCCGGGTACGTGTACCTGTTCGCGCTGCTGCTCGGCCTGGTCACCGTGGTCGACAACCCGACCCGGCAGGCCTTCGTCAGCGAGATGGTGCCCGCCCGGCAGCTCGCCAACGCGGTCAGCCTCAACGCGGCCAACTTCCAGACCGCCCGACTGGTCGGCCCCGCCGTGGCCGGCCTGCTGATCGCCGCCGTCGGCAGCGGCTGGGCCTTCGCGGTCAACGCGCTCTCCTTCGCGGCCGTGATCGGCGGCCTGCTCGCCATGCGCGAGAGCGAACTCCGGCCGACCGAGCCGGTCGCCCGCGAGAAGGGACAGCTCCGCGAGGGCCTGCGCTACGTGAAGGAACGTCCCGAGCTGCTCTGGCCGATGGTGCTGGCCGGCTTCATCGGCACGTTCGGGTTCAACTTCCCGACGCTGCTCTCCGGGTTCGCCTACGACACCTTCCACGTCGGCGCCGGCCAGTACGGCCTGCTCAACACCGCCATGGCCGTCGGCTCCCTCGCCGGCGCCCTGCTCGCCGCCCGCCGCGGCGCGCCCCGCCTGCGGCGGCTGGTCGGTGCGGCGCTCGCCTTCGGCACCCTGGAGGTCGTCGCCGCCTTCGCCCCCGGGTACTGGACCTTCGCCGTCCTGCTCACCCTGATCGGCGTGTTCGGCCTGACCTTCAACACCTCGGTCAACTCCGCCCTGCAGCTCGCCACCGACCCCGAGGTGCGCGGCCGGGTGATGGGCCTGCTGGTCCTGGTGTTCACCGGCGGCACCCCGATCGGCGCCCCCCTGGTCGGCTGGGTCACCGACCTGTACGGGCCGCGGATCGGCCTGCTCGCCTGCGGGCTCGTCGCCGCGACGGCCGCCGCCGTCATCGGCCTGGTGCTGGCCCGTGCCGCCGACCTCAAGGTCCGGGTCGACCTGCACCGCGGCCGCCGTGGACGGGTGTTCGCGGTCGTCCCGCGGACGACCGTCCGCCCGGCGCACGAGCGGGACCTGGCGACCGCCTGCTGACGGTGACGGCCTTCGGCTGACGGGCGGCCGCGTGTGGCCGGGTCAGAGCCTGATCTCCAGGACCTGACCCGGCCACGGGCCCTCGGGCCGGTCCAGCTCGAACGCCTCGGTGGGGGTGAAACCCAGGCGGACGTACTGCTCGACCAGGGCGCGGTCGCCACCGGCGTAGCAGTCCACCCGCAGCAGCGAGATCCCGCGGGCGCGGGTCTCCTCCACCGCGTCCGCGACCAGCGCCGCACCGATCCCCGCCCCCTTCCGGCTCCGGTCGGTCAGCAGCCAGCGGACGTACAGCTCCCGCTCCGCCACCGCCGGCGCATGGTCCGGCGCCTCCTCGGCCAGCACGCACGCGCCGACCGTCCGGCCCTCCTCGTCCACCGCGAGCCGGACCACGCACTCCCGCGCCGTCTCCCGCAACCGCGCCACGGCCGCCGGCCGCCCGCTCCACGGCTCCGTCCCCCACTGCCCCGTCCGGCCCTGTGACACCAGCCACGCCACGGCCCCGTCGAGCAGCGCCAGGATCTCCGCCACCGAATCGGCGTCCCCACCACGGATCTTCATACCAACAGTCCTACCATCCGGTAACCATGAGCAACCGACCGACCCCGGCGAGGCGTGGGCAACCGGGTTCCTCAGGGGCGCGGGGGCTGGACACCCCGGCGAACCGGATAACCGCCGGGTGCGTTCCGGTGGGCGGGGGAGGATGGGCGTATGAGGCTCTTCGTGGCGGTGAATCCGCCGGGTACGGCGTTGCAGGAGTTGGTCGACGCGGCTGCGGAGCTGCGGGGGATGTCCGGGGCGGACCGGCTGCGGTGGAGCGACGTGGCGGGGTGGCACCTGACGCTGGCGTTCCTGGGGGAGGTGCCGGCGGCGGACATCCCCGCGCTGGCGGAGGAGATCGGCCGCGTCCCCGGCGAGCACGGGGTGCACAGGCTGCGCCTGGAGGGTGGCGGCTGCTTCGGCGACAAGGTGCTGTGGGCCGGGGTCGGGGGTGAGACGTGGGCGCTGCGGCGCCTCGCGGACGGGGTGCGCGGGGCGGTGGAGGCGGCGGGGATCGAGAGCGACCAGCACGGGTTCCACCCGCACGTGACCCTCGCCCGGGCGGGCTCCTCGCACGGGACCCGCCGCGCCGTCCAGCGCCTCGCCGCGGGCGAGCTGCGCCTGATGGCGGCGGCGCTGGAGGGCTTCCGGGGCAGCGACTGGGAGGCCGCCGAGGTCCACCTGATGCGGAGCGAAATGGGCTACGGCCCGGCCCGGTACACCAGCGTGCGGTCCTGGCCGCTCGCCCGCTGGACCGAGACCTGACCGGGGCCTGACCGGACGCGTGACGGGTCCCCGCTCCGCCCGGGAACGGGGACCCGCGCCCAGGGCCACCTGTCCTCCGATGCGATTCATGTCCTCGATCCTGGCCGCCGCCGGGGCCCCGGTTCCGGCGGGAATCGGACCTGGCGTTCGACCACGGACGGTCCGCTCAGCCCAGCTCGGGCGCCTCCCGCAGCTCCACCCGGTCGGGCCGGGCGTCGCCGAGCTCCAGCAGGGTGATCGCGTTCCGGCCGGGCCGCAGCAGCGGCTGCGGGCAGTAGAAGGTGCTCTGCGGGCCGCGGGCGTCGTACCGGCCCAGCAGGAAGCCGTTGACCCACAGGTAGCCGCGCACCCCGCCGGGCACCGCGAGGAAGGCGTCCCCGGTGGCCTCGCCGACCTCCAGCCCGCCGCGCACCAGCACCGGACCACCACCGTCACCGGTCACGCCGCCGTCGGCCGCGCGGAACTCCGCCTCCGGGCAGGACTCCAGCCGCAGCACCTCGGTCCGGCACCCGTGCAGGTACTGCCGCTCGTGCCGCAGGCCGCCGGTCAGGCCCTTGGTCTCGCCCACCAGCGGGCCGTAGTTGACCCGGCCGAGCGACTCCACCAGCAGCGCGACCTCGCAGCCGCCGGCCACCGTCACCGGCTCGGACTCCGCCCCGCGCTCCAGCTCCGCGACCCGCCGCCCGTCCACCCAGAGGGTGGCCCGGTCGCGCAGGCCGTCCACGGTGAGCGGCAGTTCCGGCCGCGGCCCGGGCACCCGGAAGGTGTACCGGACCAGGCCGTGCTCCAGCCCCAGCTCCTCGAAGACCGGCGGCACCGGGTGCACGGCCGGCGGGCCGAACGGCGGCTCGGCGGTCTCGGTCAGCGCCACCTCGGCGGCCGGCAGGACCGGCGCGGGCGGTGGCAGCTCGGGCGTCCGGTCGTCCAGGAAGCGGGCCTGCTCGGGGTGCTCGGCCGCGAACTGGGCCAGCACCTCCCGGAACAGCTCGTACTTGCGGGTGGGCGCGCCGCGCTCGTCCAGCGGGGCGTCGTAGTCGTAGCTGGTGGTGACCGGCTGGAACGGCGAGTGCTCCCAGTCGGTGGAGTTGAACGGCGGGTCGGCGTGGTTGGCGCCGGCCGTGGTGCCGAAGTTGGTGCCGCCGTGGGCCATGTACAGGTTGACCGAGCCGCCGGCGGCCAGGATGCGGCGCAGGGCGTCGGCGGCGTCCTCGGCGTCCCGGGTGTGGTGCGGCCGGCCCCAGTGGTCGAACCAGCCGTTCCAGAACTCCATGCAGAACGGCGGGTCCTCGGGCCGCAGCGCGCGCAGCACCCCGAAGGCGTCCTCCGGCTTGGAGCCGAAGTTCACCGTGGCCGGTACCCCGGGCAGCGTCCCGCCGGTCAGCATGTGCTCCTCCGGGCCGTCCGAGGTGAACAGCGGGACCTCCACCCCCCGCGCCCGCAGTCCGTCCGCCAGGTGTGCCAGGTAGGCCGCGTCGCTGCCGAACGACCCGTACTCGTTCTCGACCTGCACCATCAGCACGTTGCCGCCGCGGTCCACCTGCCGCTCCACCACGGCTGGCAGCAGCCGGTCGAAGAACGCGTCCACGGCCGCCAGGTACTCCGGGTCGCTCGTCCGGGCCCGCCGGCCGACCCGGGCGGTCAGCCACCCCGGCAGCCCGCCGTTGTCCCACTCCGCGCAGATGTACGGCCCGGGCCGGACGATCGCCCACAGGCCCTGCCGGGCGGCCTCGTCCAGGAAGGCTGCCAGCTCCTCCATCCGCTCGTACCGGCCCGGGGCCGGCTCGTGGATGTTCCACGCGACGTAGGTCTCCACCGTGTTCAGGCCCATCGCGCGCAGCGCGGCCAGGCGCTGCGGCCACTGCCCGGGGTGGGTGCGGAAGTAGTGCATGGCGCCGGACAGGATCCGCAGCGGGCGGCCGTCGAGGCGGAAGCCGGTCGCGTCATAGGTGAGCATGCCCTCCAGCCTGCGGGAAGGCACCGCCCGCAGCCATGGACAAAGCCCGACGGCGTGTTGGATTGTCGTCCCCGACGCGCCGCCCGCCGGCCCGGGCCGGTACGGCGGCCGAGGGCGACGCCCGGCGAGGAGGAGTGACGTGGAACGGTGGTGGCAGTACCTGACGCCCGGTCCCGCCCAGCTGGCCACCGGGCTGGCCTGCCTGGGCGTGGGCATGCAGCGCGGACGGCTGCCCACCGTCGGGCCGCGCCGGCTGGACCACTGGGTGGCCGTCCTGGTCGGCTCGGGACGCGGCTGGTTCGCCGCCCCCGACGGCGGCCGCCGCCCGGTCGCCGCCCCCGCCGTGATCTGGCTCCGCCCCGGCGTGCCGCACCACTACGCGCCGGACCGCAACGGCTGGTCCGAGGGCTTCGTGGACTTCACCGGCCCCGCCACCACCGCCTACACGGAGCTCGGCCTGCTGCCCGCGGCCGACGTGGTGCCGCTGACCACCGCCGAGCCCGCCCAGCGGGTGCTGGCCAGGATCGCCGCCGCCTGCCGCCGCGGCGGCCCGCTGGCCGCCGTCGAGGCCGCCGCCGGGGTGCACGAGCTGCTGGTCGAGCTGCGCCGCCACCGGGCCGACCTGGACCCGGCCGGCGAGCCGGTGCTGGAGGTGCTGCGCCGGGACGCCTGCCTGCCGCTCTCCGTCGCCGAGCACGCCCGGCGGGCCGGGATGACCGTCGCCGAGCTGCGCCGGGCCGTCCGGGCGGTGGGCGCGGTCGGCCCGAAGGAGTACCTGCTCACCGTCCGGCTGAACGAGGCCAAGGAGCTGCTGGCCGCCAGCGAGCTGCCGGTCTCGGCGGTGGCCCGCCGGGTCGGCTACGAGGACCCCGCGTACTTCACCCGGATCTTCACCCGCCGGGTCGGGGTGGCGCCCTCGGTCTTCCGCGCCCAGCACTACCGGGGCGACCGCCAGCTCCGGCCGGTCCGCCGCGAGGAGCTGGCCCGCGAGCTGACCGAGCTGTACGGGCCGGAGCGGGGCAGTGCCGAGGCGTTCAGGGCGACCGACTAACCTCGACGTGTGGACCCGAAGACTCGCATGCGGATCGTGACCGGCGCCCTGGTACTGCTGTTCGTGGTGGTGCTGGTCAGCTCGCTGGTCCGCCGCTGACCCCTCGCCCGGCATCCCGCCGCGCCCGCGCGGCAGCGGCGCCCGGACGCCGAAGGGCCCCCGCTCCACCGAGCGGGGGCCCTTCGCACGGCACGGTCAGAGCTGCTCGACCACCAGGTCGATGCAGCGGGTGAGCGCCTCGACGTCCGCCGGGTCGATCGCCGGGAACATCGCGATGCGCAGCTGGTTGCGGCCCAGCTTGCGGTACGGCTCGGTGTCCAGGATGCCGTTGGCGCGCAGCACCTTGGCCACCGCGGCGGCGTCCACCGACTCGTCGAAGTCGATGGTGCCGACCACCTGCGAGCGCTCCTCCGGCTTGGCCACGAACGGCTGCGCGTAGGAGGACTTCTCGGCCCAGGAGTACAGGATCGAGGAGGACTCGGCGGTCCGGGCCACGGCCCAGTCCAGGCCGCCCTGGCCGTTCAGCCACTCCAGCTGCTCGGCGAGCAGGAAGAGGGTGGAGATCGCCGGGGTGTTGTACGTCTGGTCCTTCGAGGAGTTGTCGATCGCGGTCGGCAGGTCGAAGAACGGCGGGATGTACCGGCCGGAGCCGGCGATCTCGGCGGCGCGCTCCAGGGCGGCCGGGGAGAACGTCGCCAGCCAGAGGCCGCCCTCGGAGGCGAAGGACTTCTGCGGCGCGAAGTAGTAGACGTCCGTCTCGGAGATGTCCACCGGCAGGCCGCCGGCGCCCGAGGTGGCGTCCACCAGGACCAGCGAGCCGGCGTCCGCGCCCGCCGGGCGGCGGATCGGCATGGCGACACCGGTGGAGGTCTCGTTGTGGGTGAGCGCGTACACGTCCACGCCCGCCTCGGCGACCGGCAGCGGGTGGGTGCCCGGCTCGGACTTGATCACGCTCGGCTCGGCCAGCCACGGGGCGGCCTTGACCGAGGAGGCGAACTTGGACGAGAACTCACCGAAGTTCAGGTGCTGGGACTTCTCGCGGACCAGGCCGAAGGCGGCGATGTCCCAGAAGGCGGTGGAGCCGCCGTTGCCGAGGACGACCTGGTAGCCCTCGGGGAGCGAGAAGAGGCTGCTGACGCCCTCGCGGACGCGCTTGACCACGTTCTTCACGGTGGCCTGGCGGTGCGAGGTGCCCAGCAGGGAGGTTCCGGTGGCGGCCAGGGCACTCAGTGCCTCGGGCCGGACCTTGGACGGGCCGCAGCCGAAGCGGCCGTCGGCGGGCAGATTGTCGGCGGGGATCTGAATCTGAGCCACGGGCGCAGCCTACTGTTCCGGGAGGTGCGGGCGGGACGGTCGTCCGCCCGGTGAGACGTGGTCTCGTGTGCTTCGGGCAGCGCCGACGGGGGCGCGGGGAACCGCGCGACCGGGCCCCCGCACCGCACGGGTGCCGGGCAGGTCGCGGGCCCCCGCGCCCCTCGCCGGGCGCGCGGTTCACCCGTTAGTGGGCGATGGCGTCCCAGCCCTCGACGTCCTCGGGGCGGCGGGCGGCGGGGCCGATGTACCGGGCGGCCGGGCGGACCAGCCGGCCGGTGCGCTTCTGCTCCAGGATGTGCGCGGACCAGCCGGCCGTCCGGGCGCAGGTGAACATCGAGGTGAACATGTGCGCCGGGACCTCGGCGAAGTCCAGCATGATCGCGGCCCAGAACTCCACGTTGGTGGCCAGCACGCGGTCGGGGCGGCGGTTGTGCAGCTCCTCCAGCGCGGCCTTCTCCAGGGCCTCGGCGATCTCGAAGCGCGGCGCGCCGAGCTCCTTGGCGGTCCGCCGCAGCACGCGGGCGCGCGGGTCCTCGGCGCGGTACACGCGGTGGCCGAAGCCCATCAGGCGCTCGCCCTTGTCGAGGGCCTTCTTGACGTAGCCGACCGCGTCGCCGGTGCGCTCGATCTCCTCGATCATGCCGAGCACGCGGGACGGCGCGCCGCCGTGCAGCGGGCCGGACATCGCGCCCACCGCGCCGGAGAGCGCGGCCGCCACGTCGGCGCCGGTGGAGGCGATGACGCGGGCGGTGAAGGTGGAGGCGTTCATGCCGTGCTCGGCGGCGGAGGTCCAGTACGCGTCCACGGCCTTGACGTGCTTCGGGTCGGGCTCGCCACGCCAGCGGATCATGAACCGCTCGACGATGGTCTCGGCCTTGTCGATCTCACGCTGCGGGACCATCGGCAGGCCCTGGCCGCGGGCGGACTGGGCCACGTACGACAGCGCCATGACGGCCGCGCGGGCGAGGTCGTCGCGGGCCTCCTCGGCGGAGATGTCGAGCAGCGGCTTCAGGCCCCAGACCGGCGCGAGCATGGCGAGCGCGGACTGCACGTCCACCCGGATGTCACCGGAGTGCACCGGGATCGGGAACGGCTCGGCGGCCGGAAGACCCGGCGCGAACCGCCCGTCGACGAGCAGGCCCCAGACCTGGCCGAAGGAGACCTGGCCGACGAGATCCTCGATGTCCACACCGCGGTAGCGCAGTGCGCCGCCCTCGCGGTCGGGCTCGGCGATCTCGCTCTCGAAGGCGACAACTCCTTCAAGTCCGGGTACGAAATCGGACATCAGACGGCTCCTTCAGTGATCCGATCCGACGCGTGACCATGGTGGGGTCGGGCGCGTCGGTGACCGATGGTGGGTTGGCACTCGGTGTCAGACTCTCAGGCACCGAGTGCATTGCGCCATACACCACCACGGTGATGTTTCCCCCACGGGCAGCGAATACCGCCCTCAGGCCCGACGACGATGGCGGACAAGACGGGAGGAATCAGCCGCTATCCGGGCGATTCCCCACGCGGCGCGCGGTGGAACGATGGCGAGCCACCATATCCCCAGGTGTTTGCACGCACGTAGCCGTGTCCGACGCTTGTCGTACGGGATGATGTTGGCGTGCCTACCGCGGAACACCAGCCGAGCGCCCTGACCATGTCCACCGAGGAACGGCCCGGTCCGGACCTCACCGTGATGCGCAAGCATTACCAGCACGAGGGCCTCGTCGAGGGCCGGCTCGAGGCCGACCCGATCAGCCAGTTCACCCGCTGGTTCCACGAGGCGGACGAGGCCGGCGTGGTCGAGCCCAACGCCATGGTGGTCTCCACCGCCGGCGCCGACGGCCGGCCCACCTCCCGCACCGTGCTGCTGAAGAGCTACGACCGGCGCGGGTTCGTCTTCTTCACCAACTACGGCTCCCGCAAGGGCACCGACCTCGCGGCCAACCCGCAGGCCTCCCTGCTCTTCCCGTGGATCCCGCTGGCCCGCCAGGTGATCGTCGGCGGCCGGGTCGAGAAGGTCGGCCGGGACGAGACCGCCGCCTACTTCCGGACCCGCCCGCACGGCTCCCAGCTCGGCGCCTGGGCCAGCGAGCAGTCCAGCCCGGTCGAGGGCCGGGAGGTGCTGGAACAGCGCTACGCCGACCTCGCCGCCCGCTACCCCGAGGGGGAGGGCGTGCCGGTGCCGCCGTTCTGGGGCGGCTACCGGGTGATCCCGGAGACGGTGGAGTTCTGGCAGGGGCGCGAGAACCGCCTGCACGACCGCCTGGTCTACCTGGCCGAGCCCGACGGCGGCTGGCGGGTGGAGCGGCTCTGCCCGTGACGCGCCGGGCACGCCGGGACGCATCCGTCCGGCCGGGCCGGGCGGACTGAGCCGTCCGGGCGAGGCGGCCGGGAGCCGTCGGTGTGAAGCGTCCGGCGCGCGCCGCCGTCCACTGATCGGGTGACGGCACCCCGCCGACCTGCTGCGACGCGGCGCGGGGCGCCGGACGGCCGGAAGCGGCCGTCACCAGTCAGCCGTTTCCGGCCATGCTCCAGCGGGGCGTGGCATTACCCTTGCCCTCAAGCGTGTCGCGCTCGCGCGGCAGGTCGTTCCACGGCCCCCATGCGCGGCGGTCCAGGCGATTCCTGACGCGCATTCAGAAACCTTTCTCTTCGTGCTCTGCCGACCAGAAGGCACTCCCATGACCACTGCACTCGCCGCCGCTCCAGTCGAGGATCTGACCGAGGGTCAGACCGTCGCGGACAGGGTCTCGCTCGCCGATCTCGCCGCACTCGACGCCGAGGACCTCGCGGCCGAGCTGCATCGGGTCCTGCCGAGCGCCGCGCGGCAGGTGCCGGTCGCCGCCTTCCAGTCCTGCATCTGACCCGGGGCGGACCACACCGCGGACCGCTTCGATGACGCACCACCCCGTCCCCTTCAGTCAGTTCGTGCTGAAGGTGCACAGCCGCTGCGACCTCGCCTGCGACCACTGCTACGTCTACGAACACGCGGACACCAGCTGGCGCGGCCGGCCGCGCAGTGCGAGCGAGGAGGTGCTGGCCGCGGCGGCCGCGCGGATCGGCGAACACGCCCGTACCCACCGGCTGCCCGCCGTCCACGTCGTCCTGCACGGCGGTGAACCCCTGCTCGCCGGCCCGGCCCGACTACGCCGGGCCGGCGAACTGCTGCGCGCCGCCCTCCCCGAGGGCTGCGCCCTGGACCTGCGGATCCACACCAACGGCGTGCTGCTGGACCGCCGGTTCTGCGAGCTGTTCGCCGAGCTGGACATCCGGGTGGGCGTCTCGCTCGACGGCGACCGGGCCGCCAACGACCGGCACCGCCGGTTCGCCGACGGCCGCAGCAGCCACGGCAAGGTCCTCGCCGCCGTCGCGCTGCTGCGGCAGCCGGAGTTCCGGCACCTGTACGCCGGCCTGCTGTGCACCGTCGACGTCGAGAACGACCCGGTGGCGGTCTACGACGCGCTCCTCGCCCTGGAACCGCCCCGGATCGACTTCCTGCTGCCCCACGCCACCTGGGACAACCCGCCCGCCCGGCCGCCCGGCGCCGGCCCCACGCCGTACGCCGAGTGGCTGCTCGCGGTGCACGACCGCTGGACGGCGCAGGGCCGGCCCGTCCCGATCCGGAGCTTCGACTCGATCCACCGCACCCTGCGCGGGCGCTCCAGCCTCACCGAGGCGCTCGGCCTGGACCCGGCCGACCTGGTGGTGATCGAGACCGACGGCAGCCTGGAGCAGGCCGACAGCCTCAAGACGGCCTACGACGGCGCCGCGGCCACCGGGTTCGACCTCTTCACCCACACCCTGGACGAGGTGGCCCGGCACCCCGGCATGGTGGAACGGCAGTCCGGCCTGGCCGGGTTGAGCGCCGACTGCCGCGCCTGTCCGGTGGTCCGGTCCTGTGGCGGCGGCCTGTACGCCCACCGGTACCGGACCGGCGGCGCCTTCGACAACCCTTCGGTCTTCTGCGGGGACTTGATGAAGCTGATCACCACCATCCGCGACCGCGTCGGCGGCCCGGCGGCCGTACCGCCGCAGGGCGGGCCGCGCGGCCCGCTGACCGACGCCCAGCTGGACGACCTGGCCACCGGCTACGGCTCGGCCGCCACCGTCGCCGCCCTAGGCAGGGCCCAACTCGACGTCTCCCGGCGGCTGTTGGCGGCCGCCGGTGCCGGCGGGTCGGCGGCCTGGGATCTGCTCGCCGAACTGGACGGCCGCGCCCCCGCCGCCGTGGACGCCGTGCTCGCCCACCCCTACGTCCGCGCCTGGGCGGTCCGGCTGCTGGCCGGAGAGCCGGGCGCCGACACCGGCGGCCTGGCCGAGATCGCCGCCGCCGCCGCGCTCCGCGCCGGGCACCCCTTCACCCTGGACCTGCCGGTCCGCGGCGGCGCCCTGCACCTGCCCACCCTCGGCCGGCTGAAGGTCGGCGGCACCGGCGAGACCCGGCTGACCGGCACCGCCGAGGGCTTCTCGGCGGGCGGCCACCGGATCGGCTGGGACCAGCCCGGCGGACCGTCCTGGCAGCCGGTCCGCCGGGTCGCCCTCCCCGGCTGGACGGTCGCCCTGGAGGACACCGACCCGCAGCGCGACAGCCACCGGTGGGCCCCCGCCCCGCGGCTCGCGGAACCGGAACTGCTCGCCTGGTCCGGGGCGCTGCGCGAGGCCTGGGAACTGCTCGGCCGCGACCTGCCCGGGTACGCGGCCGGCATCGGCGCCGGCCTGGCCGTCGTCACCCCGCTCGCCCCCGGCCCGGACGGCCGCGACGTCAGCGCCGCCGCCCGCCAGGCCCCCGGCGCCGTCGGCATCGCCCGACCGGCCACCGCGCCGATCCTCGCCCTGCTCCTCGCGCACGAGTTCCAGCACGTCAAGCTGGGTGCCGTCCTGGACTTCCACGACCTGTTCGACCCGGCGGACGACCGGCTGTTCCACGCCCCCTGGCGGCCCGACCCGCGCCCGCTGGAGGGTCTGTTCCAGGGCACCTACGCGCACCTGGCGGTCACCGAGTTCTGGGGCACCCGGGTCCGGGCGTACGACGGGCTGCGCGGGGCGGCGGCCGAGACCGCCCGGGTGCAGCTGGCCACCTGGCGCGGGCACACCGTGCGGGCCGTGGAGACGCTCGCCGGGTCGGGGTCGCTCACCGCGCTCGGCGAGCGCTTCGCGAACGGGATGCGGGACAGCGCGGCCCGCTGGCTGGACGAGCCGGTGGGCGCCGGGGCCCAGGAGGCGGCCCGCGCGGCGGCCGCCGAGAACCTGGCGGCCTTCCGCACCACGGCCGGTCACTGAGAGCCTGGTGTTCCCCGTCCCCGGCCGCTGGAGGTCCCTTTGATCACCCAGGCGGAGCTGGTCGCCGATCTCCGCGCGTCGGGCGTGCGGGAGGGGGAGACCCTCCTCGTCCAGTCCTCCACCCGGGCGATCGGGCCGGTGGCGGGCGGCTCGGCGGCGGTCGTCGCGGCCCTGCTGGAGGCCCTCGGCCCCACCGGGACCCTGGTGGTCTACACGGCGACCCCGGAGAACTCCGACACCTCGCCGCTGCACCACCGGGCCATCGCCGGGCTGGACCCCGAGGGGGTGCGGCGGTTCCGGGCGGCGATGCCCGCCTTCGACCCGGCCCGCACCCCCGCCTCGCCCACCATGGGCCGGATCGCCGAGGAGGTCCGGCTGCACCCAGGCGCGGTGCGCAGCGCCCACCCGCAGACCTCCTTCGCCGCGGTCGGACCGGCCGCCGAGCGGATCACCGCCGGCCACCCGCTCCGGAGCCACCTGGGCGAGGACTCCCCGGTCCACCGGCTCTACCGGGACCGGGCCCGCGCCCTGCTGGTCGGCGTCCCGGTCTGGTGCTGCACCCCGCTCCAC
The window above is part of the Kitasatospora sp. HUAS MG31 genome. Proteins encoded here:
- a CDS encoding glycoside hydrolase family 35 protein codes for the protein MLTYDATGFRLDGRPLRILSGAMHYFRTHPGQWPQRLAALRAMGLNTVETYVAWNIHEPAPGRYERMEELAAFLDEAARQGLWAIVRPGPYICAEWDNGGLPGWLTARVGRRARTSDPEYLAAVDAFFDRLLPAVVERQVDRGGNVLMVQVENEYGSFGSDAAYLAHLADGLRARGVEVPLFTSDGPEEHMLTGGTLPGVPATVNFGSKPEDAFGVLRALRPEDPPFCMEFWNGWFDHWGRPHHTRDAEDAADALRRILAAGGSVNLYMAHGGTNFGTTAGANHADPPFNSTDWEHSPFQPVTTSYDYDAPLDERGAPTRKYELFREVLAQFAAEHPEQARFLDDRTPELPPPAPVLPAAEVALTETAEPPFGPPAVHPVPPVFEELGLEHGLVRYTFRVPGPRPELPLTVDGLRDRATLWVDGRRVAELERGAESEPVTVAGGCEVALLVESLGRVNYGPLVGETKGLTGGLRHERQYLHGCRTEVLRLESCPEAEFRAADGGVTGDGGGPVLVRGGLEVGEATGDAFLAVPGGVRGYLWVNGFLLGRYDARGPQSTFYCPQPLLRPGRNAITLLELGDARPDRVELREAPELG
- a CDS encoding MarR family winged helix-turn-helix transcriptional regulator, giving the protein MPEMSEADLAAISQLRSATMRLARRLRHQRVEESLSPTEMGVLGTLARCGKATPGELARREHVQPPSMTRIIAMLEEKGLVRREPHPDDRRQVVVTSTEQAETILNESRRRRNAWLAELASQLTEEELAVLREAAPVLYRLAHL
- the thpR gene encoding RNA 2',3'-cyclic phosphodiesterase — translated: MRLFVAVNPPGTALQELVDAAAELRGMSGADRLRWSDVAGWHLTLAFLGEVPAADIPALAEEIGRVPGEHGVHRLRLEGGGCFGDKVLWAGVGGETWALRRLADGVRGAVEAAGIESDQHGFHPHVTLARAGSSHGTRRAVQRLAAGELRLMAAALEGFRGSDWEAAEVHLMRSEMGYGPARYTSVRSWPLARWTET
- a CDS encoding MFS transporter, with protein sequence MTPPAAASAAAIRTDDTTTDPAVTAADSPAPLPVGLPGSGDEDPEIRTAADPTAAPSPGPAGATARARAASRTGGMFSSLRIRNYRYYFVGQVVSNTGTWMQRIAQDWLVLSLTGSPFAVGVTTAMQFLPMLLLGLWGGVLADRLPKRRLLVATQGAMGLLAAGLAVLTVTGTVTAGYVYLFALLLGLVTVVDNPTRQAFVSEMVPARQLANAVSLNAANFQTARLVGPAVAGLLIAAVGSGWAFAVNALSFAAVIGGLLAMRESELRPTEPVAREKGQLREGLRYVKERPELLWPMVLAGFIGTFGFNFPTLLSGFAYDTFHVGAGQYGLLNTAMAVGSLAGALLAARRGAPRLRRLVGAALAFGTLEVVAAFAPGYWTFAVLLTLIGVFGLTFNTSVNSALQLATDPEVRGRVMGLLVLVFTGGTPIGAPLVGWVTDLYGPRIGLLACGLVAATAAAVIGLVLARAADLKVRVDLHRGRRGRVFAVVPRTTVRPAHERDLATAC
- a CDS encoding GNAT family N-acetyltransferase, with the protein product MKIRGGDADSVAEILALLDGAVAWLVSQGRTGQWGTEPWSGRPAAVARLRETARECVVRLAVDEEGRTVGACVLAEEAPDHAPAVAERELYVRWLLTDRSRKGAGIGAALVADAVEETRARGISLLRVDCYAGGDRALVEQYVRLGFTPTEAFELDRPEGPWPGQVLEIRL